GAAATCTGAACTCTGTACGATCAAATGTGGTAATTGCGAAAAGATTGGGAATACTATGTTAGTGCTCGAATCTTAAGGATTCTCTCCTTGACCTTTTTGAGGAATGAATAAGTAGCAGTCTTTGATGGATTTGATAGATAGATGCTAATATCCTCTAATGAATCTATGTCCAGCATCACACGCTTTGAAAGGTAGATCTTCGTCTTTGCACCTATACTAAGGCTGAGTCTTAAATGGTTATGGAAGCTGTCTTCATCGTAAAATGTTCGAATCAAATCGGGAGGGTTTAGAAAAAGGGCATTCGTTCCATTCAATCTTAACGCTGGCGTAATGACCATTACTCGAGGACCATCTGCCATCTTCACGATATTATCGATATCGATGGGTGATAAGAGTGGTATATCGGATGGAAATATGATGATCGAATCGATACCATCTTTAAGGCAGAGCTGAACCGCTTTATTAACAGCGGCATTCACCCCCTCGTCCCGCTCTTCTTTTAATATACTCACTCCAAACTTCATCGAAAGATTCAATACTCTCTGATCGGGGCTTACTACGATTACTCTTTTTATAGAGTTTGAATCCTTAATCGCTTTTAATACATCATTTAACATACAGAGGGTAAGTTCGCACCTCTCTTCAAAGTTGAGGATCGAAGAGAGCCTCCTCTTTGCATTGATTAAACTCTTAACCGGAATGATCGCAGTGACCTCCATTCACTACCCCTTCAAGCATTCAAGGACTTCGGATGCCAGCCTCTTCTCATCTTCGACGCTCTTCATCATTATATCGGTAACAAGAGGTTTAATACCCAACCTTTCGATCTCATCCTTTAAATTTGTATCGATCTTATCGATAAAGAATACATCAAGAAATTCTGAATATAACTTTGCTACCGTAAGTGGTGAGACCTTTAAGTCCAAACCATCCATCAACTTACCAGCAGGTCCGCTAAATGGTGCAGAACCCAATATTGGGCTTATACCTACTACCTTAGCGTTGGTCTTCTTCAATGCTTCTTTAATAGGCAGGATCGCTAAAGTGGGGCCAATACTTGTTATAGGATTGGCAGGGCAGATGATGATCCCTGTAGAGTTTATAATAGATTCAACAACACCGTGGGCAGGCTTTGCATTCTCAATACCACGGTAAATCACCCCTTTCACCTCATCTATAGCCTTTCTCTTTACCCAGAACTCCTGTAAATGCAAATCCTCTCCTCCTCGAGTTAATATTCTCGTCTCTATATGATGGTCAGAAGCGGGTAAGATCCTCCACTTCACACCGAGTTTTGAACGAAGTCTTTCTGTAACCGTTGATAGAGGAATACCAGACTTAAGCATAGATGTTCTTACCACATGTGTGGCAAGATCCTTATCACCTATGTTGAACCATGTATCATAACCATACTTTGCAATCTGCTCCATAAAGTGAAAAGTATCATTATGTATACCCCAACCTCTCTTCTCATCTAATATTCCAGCCAATGCATACATTACCGTATCGATATCTGGGCATATATAAAGCCCCTCGAACCACATATTATCACCTACATTTACGATTACAACCACATCCTCAATAAGCCTGTACAAACCTCTAAGTAACTTTACCGAACCGGTACCACCAGATATCGCAGTAATCATTCATCGATCACCATTAACGGAAGAGGTCTTTAGATGCACGCCTCACAAGTTCACGTGCAGAGCCTTCACCCTTGGGGTATGGATAGCCTCGAATGATAGCTACTGGTACATTATTCAATTTACCCATCACCAACTCTGCAGCAGAGGCAAGTTCATCTGCAATGGCCATCATCGTAACCCTTAACTCGTAACCAAAAGTATCCTTTTGACCACGATAATCTATAAATGGTTTTAATCCGGCCACACCGATCGCAACATCCACATGCCCCTCTCTCCACGGCCTTCCAAAGGTATCGGAGATTATCACAGCTACATCGACACCTAATAATCGTTTGATAGTATCACGAATACGTTTTGCAGAACGGTCTGGATTTACCGGTAGTAATGAAACGAATCCCTTAGGAATATTCGACTGATCAACACCTCCATTGGCACATACAAAACCATGCTTTGTCTCCACGATAATAACACCACGTGCCATCTTCACTATCCTCTTCGATTCGTTAAGAATTACTTCTACCAAACGTGGATCCTTCTTAAGTAACTTGCCTATACGAATGGCAAACTTTGAGGGGGTAATATCATCAATCCTTATCAATCTGCCCTCCGCCTTAGAAACGATCTTTTGTGTAACTACGATTATATCTCCATCTTGAAGTTTCATGCCCATCCTCTCAATCGAGTCGATGATCAATTTGGCCAATTCGCTACCCTGATGGACTTCCGGTATACCTTTTACACCGATAATTTCGACCTTCAATAAATATACACCACCATCTTTAATGGGTAAGCGCAGATAAATAATATAAGAGGTAATAAGGTACTTAAGAGTGCCGAATGAAGTTGATTTAAAAGAATTAAATCGATAACTTCCAGATTATCGTTTAGTGAGGGATAGGTGAGTTGTAAAGTTATTCTTCAAGAGGTAGACCAGCGCACTGAACCTCTCCTTTAACCCTCCTAATGAAATTATTACAAACGAAACATTCGAGGAATGGTCTCTCTTTATTTAAAACCGGACAATCGATCACTTCACGTTTCATTCTCGCGATCATCCTTTTACTTAATATACCTTTAAAACTCTCCTGAAGCTCTTTCGATACTTTAAGGGCATTCTCTCTCTCAAAGACCTTTATAAAATATTTTGGTTCTTTTAGCTCTTCATGCATTGGAAAACCACCACAATTCTATTGGGAATTGAAGAATATTAAGACTTTATTAAGACTTTATGGATTAGATTGTAAAACACTCTTCATCAAGATTATTAGAGCATAATGAACATCATTTCTATTCGAGCCTATCTACCTAATTGAGCCTTTCTCCGATCATCATCGATCAAAAAAGCATTAATATTAGAGGTAGCGAATAGTTATCAATCTGTACTGCCTAGGTGTGTTAGAGAATGTCGAAGCGTAAGAAGGCTGGAAAGTTAAAGGATAAGTGGAAGGAGAAGGCATGGGTGATCGTAGAGGCACCACCTTCATTCGGTAGCACCGTCATCGCCTCTATACCTATCACCAGCCCTGAAAAGGCGATAGGTAGGTGTGTAGAAACTACACTCTACGATATCGTCAGACAAGATCCTCAACAGTATACGATAAAGCTGTACTTTCAAATCGAGCATATAGATGGTGATAGGGCCAAAACCATCTTTAAGAGTTATGAATATTCTAGGGATTATTTGAGAAGCTTAATACGGAGGGGATCTTCGATGGTAAACTTCATCAACGATTATACAACAAAGGATGGTGTGAAGATAAGAGTCTATACAGTATTCTTCACACAGAGTCGCATAAACTCGTCCAGAAAGCATGCGCTACGTATGATCGCCCATAACATATTGAAAGAAAAGAGTGAGAAGCTCAATTATGACCAATTCGCCCAAGAAGCGGTCTTAGGAAAGATCGCATCAGATATTTATAATGAAGCGAAGAAGATCTGTCAACTTAGACATGTAGGGATAAGGAAGATGAAGATGGTCCAAAAACCAACACCGATGATTAAAGTACCATCGGTCGAATCGGTATCCAGCTAACCTTTACGCCCGGCTGCAACGATCTTGATCACATCATTATCCTTCAACTCGTAATTAGCACCTACTCTAACCCCTCTCTTCACATCGATCGCGTAAAGAAATGTATCTCCCAATTCGGTATGAATCATGTATGCGAGATCTCTTGCCGTAGAACCTTTACGTACCACATACGCATCTGGTAACACGTTACCTTTTTTATCAGAAAGTTTATTCTCATCCTCAACAGGATACACGACTATACTTTGTAACAGTTCAAAGTAGGCAGCATTTATACACTGTTGCACACCCGTATTCCCCCAAACCTTTAATACTTTACTCCTCACTAGGTCAAGGGCCCTCCTCTGTTCAGGGGTTAACTTTGTAGGCTCGAGGATTTCGAAATCAGAATCACCCGGAATGTACTTGATCAACCTTTTCTCAGCAGCCCTCCTTAATAGAAGCTCGGCTTCTGAAGCACAAGGTATTACCAATCTACCCAGATTTTTCATGCGCCGAATATTTTGAGCCGAAATTGATATATCAGCCTTATTTGCAGCGATCAATGCCGGTTTTGAACGTTCCCTTAAAGTTCTACAGAAGTGGTAAAGATCTTCATCACTCCATAAAGTAGGTTTATCCGAATTCAACCCTGTTATATTAAGGGCATCGATGATCTGAGATTCCTTGATGGAGAAGCCACTTAACTTTTCAGCCAACATTACACTTAACTTCCCATCCCCCGCTTCTACGGTGCGCGCGATCCTCGGCCAATCGGCCTTTAGCTTATCCATCACCCACGTATCGAATTCTCTCTCTACAAACTCCACATCGAGGATTGGGTCATGCGAGCCGGGTTCACATAATCTGCCTTCTTCATCGGTGGCACCAGAGGCATCTACTACGTGGATCAACGCATCGGCCTGCCTTAAATCATCCAAAAACTTATTCCCTAACCCCCTTCCTCTTGATGCACCTGGTACGAGCCCCGCTACATCGACCAGCTTTACAGGTATAAGCCTCACACCATCTACGCATAGAGAGTTTACGGGATTATCGGTAACACCGAGCTTTTTGCATATACACTCGATTCGAAGGTATGCTATACCCACGTTAGGTTTGATCGTCGTAAATGGGTAATTGGCTACGGGTACGTTGAGTAACGTAGCTGCATTGAAGAAAGTGGACTTGCCCGTATTGGGTTTGCCGATGATCCCTACGATCATCACCTTACTTAAAGAGCATCCTTCTATAAAAATAGGCGTGAATGATAAAAGAGAGCAGAACGATTTCCTATCTTCAAATAAGATACAGGAGCATTTAAGATTAAATTATGCATAATTTGAAAGAATATCATTCATATTGAGAATAAATTCTTTTAATTCGGTCTTTTTTAAAAAAAAGTTTATTAGAGGGTTCTCTTAAATCAAAAATGGGATAAATTATGGCAGATTTCATCGGACTCCTAATAATCTTCTTTATAGCGAGCTTCGCCATGATACCTATATACTATTGGCTCAAGAAGAAGCATGGGTCGAGTCTCGAGGGTGAGTAGATATGCAGATCGAGGTTCTAACCGTAATTATAGCATATATGTTGGCTGTGCTCATCATCGGTCTATATGCAGCAAAGTACGTCAAATCTGTAAAAGATTACTTAATATATGGACATAGAATGGGGATCATACCACTGACATTCACATACTTTGCAACGTACCTCAGTGCCGTCTCCGTATTCGGTTTTACCGGCCTGGTTTATAGGAGTGGTTGGTCTGGTCTCTGGTTACCGATCATCTGGGCCACTGGCAGCATCATGGGCATGTTCATAGCTTTAAGGTTGAGGAGAGTAAAGCTAACATCTCCACATGAATACTTTAGGGTCAGATTCGGCCTTCCGAGTAGCTTCCAGATCTTCGCAGGTCTGCTCACGGTCGTTGCATTATTGGTATCGTTGATAGTTCAGATTAGAGCAATGGGCATTACATGGAGTTTAGCATTGAATAGAAGTATCGAAGAAGGGATCCTTATCTCGATGGTTATAGTATTGATCTATACCGTCGTCGGAGGCCTTTACGCAGTAGCTTATACAGATATATTCCAAGGCGCTCTCTTTACGGCCGTCTTGATAGGTGGTGGTATATGGGCCCTTTCAGTTATGGGTGGCCTCGAGAATCTATATGCGATGGCTGCAAAGATAACCACACCTCCCACCGTTGGAGCATCGCCTACCCCTGAAGGTTTGCTCGTCTCAGCGATGGGTGCATATACATTCGTTGGTCTGATATTTTTATGGCTCAACTGGGCACCCGGTGTCGCTGCACATATCAGATACACCCAGAGGCAGCTAGCTGCCAAGAATATCGATTATTCTTTAAAGATGTATGTAATAGCCTGGCCCATCCTATTCCTTATATACGTATGTATGGGTTTAACAGCGTTGGCTGGTAGAGTCCTTATACCAACGATGCCTGCAGGGATGAGTGTAGATCATATCATGCCGCTCCTCTTCCTAAAGTACATGCCTCCAATAATTACGGGTTTACTATACGGAGGTCTGCTCGCTGCAGCGATGTCGACCGTCGATAGCGAAGTTCAGATCTGCAATTCGATAATATTCGTAGATGCGCAGAAGTATTTGAAATTATCTGAGAAGGCGATGCTAAATATAGCAAGAATTTTGGGAGTCATTATAGTAGTAATCGCTACTTTAATAACGCTCTATCCATTACCGATCATCATCGAATTCTCAGCCTACTCTTGGGGCATACTCGGCTCTCTATACTTCGCACCGATGCTCATCGGATTGTATTGGAGGCGGGTTAATAAATGGGGTGTCTTAGCGGGAGTCTTCGGTGGGCTTATCGTATTCGCCACTTGGCAACTGTTATGGGGTACGAGGATCTATGGGATACCACCGTTCGGAGTCGGAGTTCTAGTATCTATCGTGTTGACGATCGTGGTCTCAGCAGTTACAAAGCCCCCACCCGAAGAATACTTAAAGGATTACTTCCCGCCACCGATTACTGTGAAGGCTGAAAAGGCTGAAAAGGCTTAAGTGTAGCTTCGCAGAAGATCTAGAAAACTACAACCTTTCTTTTTTATTTCTTATCTATTTTTTCTGAAGGATATAGAAGCAAGAAAGATAAAATGTGGTTTCGAACTTCTACAACCTAAAAATAATTTTTACCTTCATCGCTTTTCATCACTTTAGAGTAAAATGTTCAATAAATTTAAAAGCTCGCTATAAAGAAGGTTAAGGTTGATAACTTTGTACAAGTATATAAGTGAAAGTTGGAAGCGCATATGGAAGGAGAAGGAAGGGGATATCTTAACGAGGGCGATCGAGTGGAGGCATGAACCGACGATCGTAAGATTGGAAAGGCCGACACGCATAGATCGGGCCAGAAGGCTCGGCTACAAGGCGAAGCAGGGATATGTGGTGGTTAGGGTATGTGTCTCTAAAGGAGGGATGAGGAAGGAGAGGCCAAGATCGGGTAGAAGACCGAAGCATCTCGGTGTAGTGAGGATCAAAGCAGATGTAAGTGCAAAAGAGGTAGCTGAAAGAAGGGCCGCGAAGAAGTATCCAAATCTTAAGGTGATCAATTCGTACTTTCTCTATAGTGATGGAAGGTACAAATGGTATGAAGTCATAATGGTAGATCCAAACCATCCCGCTGTGAAAAGAGATCTTCAAAGATCTATTAAGGGTTGAAGGTTATCAGTAACAGAGACCAGACCAACCACTTCTATAGACAAGGTAAAAGGTAAAGAGCGATTAGAATCCGGCTTCGACCGGATTTCTAGGTTTAATGATCTCCCTAAGGATTACCGTTGCATAGGAGCCCTTGAAGAGGTCCATTGTAAGAGAGATTCCATTCTGATCAAAGTTCCAATCGAAGGTCTTACAGAGTAAGGGTGCTACTCGAAAACCACCTTCCACACTTACTTCGGGCAACTCTTTTATATAAAAATCACGGGCCTTAACACCTTCTTCCTCCAATACTTGATCGATGAACACATCGAATCGATTCTTCGTGGTGCGGTAAGTGTAACCTACGATCGGGATCAAGGGGATACTAATGGTCGATATGTCCGAACCTTTATGAATAGGGTTGGAAGGAGAGGTGGAGGTAAAGTATCTACTGACCTTGATCAACCTACCTTGTATTAAATCGAATTCTCCGCAATAATCGCCCTCTTCAACCTTCATCAGGTCCATTTCAGCATTTACAGCAGAGCTTAAAACTCGATTACAGATGTAAGATTGGTACGCATTTATAAATAGGCGCCTTAGAGTCAATGGTAACTCCCTTAGGGCTTCGATACAACGATTAGGATCCTTCACCAATCGTCTTAAGACCAGAACTTCCAAATCTAACTCTGGCTTTTCTGGTTTTAACATACTTAACGCTCGCCGATAATCTGATTCTTTACAGAGTTCTCGAAATATTCTTCGTTCCTCACTATCATAATCTGATGGGTGAGAGAGAAAGATCGTCAACGCTTCTCTAAACCTCCTCTTCACCAACTCCCTCCCTATCAGATGGTTGATGGGCCTTTTACTGCCGAACCTCTGGTAACCGAAGAAGTTCGGTACCTTCCCTCTACTTAGATTCGATGCCACTTCATTCAAACATCCTTCTACACGATTAAAATTCACGCCGACCACTTTAATCCTAAATCTATTACCTACAAGATCCCTTCTCGTGATTGGGCGTGATGAGTACCCGATCAATTTTAACAAGATCTTGTTATCGATTTGTAAATTATCCAGTATACGCACCTTCAACGATGTAGGGCTCACATATTGCTTTGTAGATGCTTTTGCATCTTTAAGACCAAGGTATCGTACCTTACCACCCAATTTCATCTCGATGAGTTTACATGCGTGTATGGTATCTATACCGATCTTCTCTAGCATATATATCGGATACCGGTGTGTAGAGTTTGGGTTCTCTTTTACTTCAAATTTAGGGTTTATAATCTCTTCCACTTGGAAGTCTTCATATTTACTTCTTATACGCCCGCCTATACCTTCACATCGTGTGGAGTAGCAAAGTAAGCCTATGGATTTATCCAATTCGTTGACACTCATAATAAACACTATAAAAGAGGGAGCTCTCCGGTAATCTTATCGATGATTTCAGAGAGGTCGGGGCCGATGCCTACACAGGTTTTCGTACCTACAGGCACTTGGGTTAAACCTCTATCTTCAATCAGCACAGTAATCAGACCGGCCCCTTCAGCCTTCTCCTTTATATCCAATAATCTTTCAAGGGAGTTCACCTTCACAACGATCTTCGGTTGTCCACACTTTATCCAACCTTCATAAATCTTCGGACGGTGTTTTCTCACTTCATCGGCACACGCGACGGCAGCATGGGCTACTTGGGCTGCGATCTTACCTTTACCCATCTTAATATCGGTCCTTACTACGATAACTTGTTTATACTCTTGAACCATATTTACCATTTTATAATCGGGCGTAAAGTAAGTAACAGCTTATCTATTCACAAAAAGTCTCCATATTATATATCTTTATTGTTATCTTTTGAAAAAGCTAAATCATCCATCTTAATATACTTAAATGAGTGGTGATATGGCGAGTGGTGTTGTAAGATTTAGTGTTTCCGTATCGCCTGAACTCCTTAAAGAGTTCGATGAAGTGACGAATATAATAGGGTACGATAGATCGAAGGCGATTCAGCAGGCTATGCGCAACTTCTTAAATGAATATAAATGGAGATATGAGGAGAAGGGGTTAGCGGTTGGAGCGATAGTCCTTATCTACAACCACGAGGTGAGGGGGTTAGAGGATAGTTTAACGGATATTCAACACCATTATAGAGACATCATTCAATCCTCAATACATATACATCTCGATGAACAGAATTGCCTCCTTCAAGTGGTCGTTAAAGGCGAAGTCATGAATATTCGAAGATTGGCGAAGGATCTGATGAATAGAAGAGGAGTTAAGCAACTTAAATTGGTCACACTCACGTATTAGACCCATCTTACGTAACTTTGATTGTACCGAGTCTGTGATACTTTAACGTACCTCTTCCACTCGATCTTTCATTTAAATCTAATCTATAGATAGTTAGCGTAGTGTTGTGATCTTCCACTTCTCTATTACTCGACCATCTGGTAAAAAGACCGGACCTTCGACCATTTCTCCCTTTAAACCATACTTTTTAAGAGCTGCCAACAAGAGGCCTGTAGAGATATGGGCTGGCGCTCCACCTTCTTTTGTTAAACGTTCAGCCCACTTCGTTAATGCAGGATTTACCATCTCATAAACGATCAACTCTTCCTCCGACCTTCTCTGCTTCATCTCATCCAACAGTCTATTTACATTAATATGCTCTACATATCCAGATTCTTGCAGATATTGAGCCAATCTCTGCAATGTTTTAACATAATCCTTCTCATTCTTCAGATTCAACCTTTCTTCGAGCTCTTTGAATAGTATCTCCCCAGACCTCCATACCACTTTCCATGCATCCTTACCAAGGAATTCATATATCGCTTTACATAAACAGTATAATTCTAAATCAAAGAACTCTCGATCTATTTTAAGGGCCATATTGATAACTCTATAGATGTGATCACTATTTAAAAATTAGGTTAGAAATTAAATTAGCGATGTAAGGATAAAATCACTCTAATAATTCATAATCATCTCTATTTTTCAACTTAAATTTTATTATTGAAGTGTAACCTTGATATTTATACTAAATTTTACTCCTCTTTCTTAAGGATGTGGACTTTACATGAAACTCTTTGGCTGAACCGTTCCGCATCCTTTTCGCTACCTACAATAGCTCCGTAATGCATAGGTATCGCGATCTTCGGTGCGATCTTCGATACAGCTTGAATAGCCTCATCGGCCGTCATAACGTACGTTCCACTAACGGGTATAAGTGCGATATCTGGTTTCAGCCCTTCCATCTCTGGTATAAAATCTGAGTCTCCGGTGTGATAGATCGTCACACCACCTATATTCAATATATACCCTACACCTTGATTCTCTCTCGGATGGAAAGGCACGCCGGGTTGTCTAAATTTATTAATGTTGTAAGAGGGTATCGCTTTTACTTTGATACCCCTTACTTCAAGCTCATCTCCTGGCTTTACATACTTTATCTCCTTGACCTTCAAATTCGATAACTCACCTTTGCACAGGGTCGATGCGACTATGATGGTATCGGGGCTAATGATTTTCTTCAAATCCTTTAGACTGCAATGATCGAAATGCTCATGGGTTATAAATACGATATCTGCCTTCACCTCGCCCTTGATTTCAAAAGGATCTATGTATATGGTCTGTCCATCTTGAATTCTGAAGGAAGCATGCCCTAACCAACTGATCTTTAAACCTTTGTATTCAAACATAAACTCAACACCTATTAAGTTGCTTTAAAACTTACGAACTATTTAACTTTTTAACTTAATGATAAGATCGCTATTTTCGAAAAATCATATATACGTTTGATTAGGTTATTAACTTGGCTTGGTATCACAACTTAGGGTTGGTGTACACGTTTCTATAACGGGAACCTTAGATAGGGCTGTGGACCGTGCGAAGGAGAAGGGTTGTACAGCATTTCAAATCTTTACAAGGAATCCCCGCGGAT
The Nitrososphaerales archaeon DNA segment above includes these coding regions:
- a CDS encoding sodium:solute symporter family protein, with protein sequence MQIEVLTVIIAYMLAVLIIGLYAAKYVKSVKDYLIYGHRMGIIPLTFTYFATYLSAVSVFGFTGLVYRSGWSGLWLPIIWATGSIMGMFIALRLRRVKLTSPHEYFRVRFGLPSSFQIFAGLLTVVALLVSLIVQIRAMGITWSLALNRSIEEGILISMVIVLIYTVVGGLYAVAYTDIFQGALFTAVLIGGGIWALSVMGGLENLYAMAAKITTPPTVGASPTPEGLLVSAMGAYTFVGLIFLWLNWAPGVAAHIRYTQRQLAAKNIDYSLKMYVIAWPILFLIYVCMGLTALAGRVLIPTMPAGMSVDHIMPLLFLKYMPPIITGLLYGGLLAAAMSTVDSEVQICNSIIFVDAQKYLKLSEKAMLNIARILGVIIVVIATLITLYPLPIIIEFSAYSWGILGSLYFAPMLIGLYWRRVNKWGVLAGVFGGLIVFATWQLLWGTRIYGIPPFGVGVLVSIVLTIVVSAVTKPPPEEYLKDYFPPPITVKAEKAEKA
- the nikR gene encoding nickel-responsive transcriptional regulator NikR; protein product: MASGVVRFSVSVSPELLKEFDEVTNIIGYDRSKAIQQAMRNFLNEYKWRYEEKGLAVGAIVLIYNHEVRGLEDSLTDIQHHYRDIIQSSIHIHLDEQNCLLQVVVKGEVMNIRRLAKDLMNRRGVKQLKLVTLTY
- the cofD gene encoding 2-phospho-L-lactate transferase encodes the protein MITAISGGTGSVKLLRGLYRLIEDVVVIVNVGDNMWFEGLYICPDIDTVMYALAGILDEKRGWGIHNDTFHFMEQIAKYGYDTWFNIGDKDLATHVVRTSMLKSGIPLSTVTERLRSKLGVKWRILPASDHHIETRILTRGGEDLHLQEFWVKRKAIDEVKGVIYRGIENAKPAHGVVESIINSTGIIICPANPITSIGPTLAILPIKEALKKTNAKVVGISPILGSAPFSGPAGKLMDGLDLKVSPLTVAKLYSEFLDVFFIDKIDTNLKDEIERLGIKPLVTDIMMKSVEDEKRLASEVLECLKG
- a CDS encoding 30S ribosomal protein S3ae, translated to MSKRKKAGKLKDKWKEKAWVIVEAPPSFGSTVIASIPITSPEKAIGRCVETTLYDIVRQDPQQYTIKLYFQIEHIDGDRAKTIFKSYEYSRDYLRSLIRRGSSMVNFINDYTTKDGVKIRVYTVFFTQSRINSSRKHALRMIAHNILKEKSEKLNYDQFAQEAVLGKIASDIYNEAKKICQLRHVGIRKMKMVQKPTPMIKVPSVESVSS
- a CDS encoding tRNA pseudouridine(13) synthase TruD codes for the protein MSVNELDKSIGLLCYSTRCEGIGGRIRSKYEDFQVEEIINPKFEVKENPNSTHRYPIYMLEKIGIDTIHACKLIEMKLGGKVRYLGLKDAKASTKQYVSPTSLKVRILDNLQIDNKILLKLIGYSSRPITRRDLVGNRFRIKVVGVNFNRVEGCLNEVASNLSRGKVPNFFGYQRFGSKRPINHLIGRELVKRRFREALTIFLSHPSDYDSEERRIFRELCKESDYRRALSMLKPEKPELDLEVLVLRRLVKDPNRCIEALRELPLTLRRLFINAYQSYICNRVLSSAVNAEMDLMKVEEGDYCGEFDLIQGRLIKVSRYFTSTSPSNPIHKGSDISTISIPLIPIVGYTYRTTKNRFDVFIDQVLEEEGVKARDFYIKELPEVSVEGGFRVAPLLCKTFDWNFDQNGISLTMDLFKGSYATVILREIIKPRNPVEAGF
- a CDS encoding redox-regulated ATPase YchF — protein: MIVGIIGKPNTGKSTFFNAATLLNVPVANYPFTTIKPNVGIAYLRIECICKKLGVTDNPVNSLCVDGVRLIPVKLVDVAGLVPGASRGRGLGNKFLDDLRQADALIHVVDASGATDEEGRLCEPGSHDPILDVEFVEREFDTWVMDKLKADWPRIARTVEAGDGKLSVMLAEKLSGFSIKESQIIDALNITGLNSDKPTLWSDEDLYHFCRTLRERSKPALIAANKADISISAQNIRRMKNLGRLVIPCASEAELLLRRAAEKRLIKYIPGDSDFEILEPTKLTPEQRRALDLVRSKVLKVWGNTGVQQCINAAYFELLQSIVVYPVEDENKLSDKKGNVLPDAYVVRKGSTARDLAYMIHTELGDTFLYAIDVKRGVRVGANYELKDNDVIKIVAAGRKG
- a CDS encoding 50S ribosomal protein L15e, which produces MYKYISESWKRIWKEKEGDILTRAIEWRHEPTIVRLERPTRIDRARRLGYKAKQGYVVVRVCVSKGGMRKERPRSGRRPKHLGVVRIKADVSAKEVAERRAAKKYPNLKVINSYFLYSDGRYKWYEVIMVDPNHPAVKRDLQRSIKG
- the pth2 gene encoding peptidyl-tRNA hydrolase Pth2, with the protein product MVQEYKQVIVVRTDIKMGKGKIAAQVAHAAVACADEVRKHRPKIYEGWIKCGQPKIVVKVNSLERLLDIKEKAEGAGLITVLIEDRGLTQVPVGTKTCVGIGPDLSEIIDKITGELPLL
- a CDS encoding MBL fold metallo-hydrolase; the encoded protein is MFEYKGLKISWLGHASFRIQDGQTIYIDPFEIKGEVKADIVFITHEHFDHCSLKDLKKIISPDTIIVASTLCKGELSNLKVKEIKYVKPGDELEVRGIKVKAIPSYNINKFRQPGVPFHPRENQGVGYILNIGGVTIYHTGDSDFIPEMEGLKPDIALIPVSGTYVMTADEAIQAVSKIAPKIAIPMHYGAIVGSEKDAERFSQRVSCKVHILKKEE
- the cofC gene encoding 2-phospho-L-lactate guanylyltransferase gives rise to the protein MEVTAIIPVKSLINAKRRLSSILNFEERCELTLCMLNDVLKAIKDSNSIKRVIVVSPDQRVLNLSMKFGVSILKEERDEGVNAAVNKAVQLCLKDGIDSIIIFPSDIPLLSPIDIDNIVKMADGPRVMVITPALRLNGTNALFLNPPDLIRTFYDEDSFHNHLRLSLSIGAKTKIYLSKRVMLDIDSLEDISIYLSNPSKTATYSFLKKVKERILKIRALT
- the cofE gene encoding coenzyme F420-0:L-glutamate ligase, with translation MKVEIIGVKGIPEVHQGSELAKLIIDSIERMGMKLQDGDIIVVTQKIVSKAEGRLIRIDDITPSKFAIRIGKLLKKDPRLVEVILNESKRIVKMARGVIIVETKHGFVCANGGVDQSNIPKGFVSLLPVNPDRSAKRIRDTIKRLLGVDVAVIISDTFGRPWREGHVDVAIGVAGLKPFIDYRGQKDTFGYELRVTMMAIADELASAAELVMGKLNNVPVAIIRGYPYPKGEGSARELVRRASKDLFR